The Huiozyma naganishii CBS 8797 chromosome 1, complete genome genome window below encodes:
- the CSC1 gene encoding Csc1p (similar to Saccharomyces cerevisiae YLR241W; ancestral locus Anc_8.400), with product MVDDTLGMRLSSSLETVTNGTATVDMLVRRASDPPTDFRKPTAMVVTTQLGIATTLGLFAFLSFSMLLKKLPKLYASRKFKDEGGLRLPSWNEDSLFGWIPVLYNISDAEVLEYAGLDAFVFLGFFKMGIKLLSVFSLFSFGVISPIRYHFTGQYDDGSDDPSYNFVSKVASNIPFLRKRDDIPVGAPEMASSYLWMYLIFTYFFTFLAIHMLMSHTKLVVSTRQSYLGKQNTIADKTIRLSGIPMELRDMKSLQTRIEQLQIGKVSSITICREWGPLNRLFHYRKHVLKQLEMKYAECPSSLRGRPIASESYSMSGEVNGDDVGAQRHSLPENPIREEHIEEHQRSTLQGNTTTTDDHVLYSEIQLSDRPKIKIGLWGIFGKEVDAIDYFEKQLKFIDHEISQARKRHYSATPTAFVTMDSVANAQMAAQAVLDPRVHYFITRLAPAPHDIKWDHVCLSRKERLTKIYSVTVFIGICSVFLIIPVSYLATLLNLKTITRFWPSLGKMLEENRWAENMVTGLLPTYLFTLLNVGIPYFYDYLTSKQGFVSHSEEEISLVSKNFFYIFVNLFLVFTLAGTASNYWGYLSDTSKIAYQLATSVKEFSLFYVDLIILQGIGMFPFKLLLAGSLIGFPLVKIQAKTPRQRNELYSPPIFNFGLQLPQPILILIITLIYSVMSTKIVASGLTYFVIGYYVYKYQLIYATDHLPHSTGKVWPLIYRRVIAGLLLFQLTMAGTLAGFEGGWVLTSWLLPLPFITLSFLWDFEKNYLPLSQYIALSAIREYERDNSMVSNSAENESYEYPFLVDGLEGPMTE from the coding sequence ATGGTAGATGATACTTTAGGGATGCGGCTCTCCAGCTCTCTGGAGACTGTGACGAACGGCACTGCAACGGTTGACATGCTCGTGAGAAGGGCAAGCGATCCCCCGACAGATTTCAGGAAGCCGACCGCGATGGTTGTCACTACGCAACTGGGTATAGCGACAACATTGGGTCTATTTGCGTTTTTGTCATTCTCCatgctgttgaagaaactgccCAAGTTGTATGCCAGTAGGAAATTCAAAGACGAGGGGGGGTTACGATTGCCGTCGTGGAACGAGGACAGTTTGTTTGGTTGGATACCTGTGCTGTACAATATCAGTGATGCGGAAGTATTGGAATACGCTGGGTTGGATGCGTTTGTTTTCCTtggtttcttcaagatggGGATTAAGCTGCTATCAGTATTTAGCCTTTTCTCATTCGGTGTCATATCCCCTATCAGGTACCATTTCACTGGGCAGTACGATGACGGATCTGATGATCCGTCCTACAATTTTGTTTCCAAAGTAGCGTCAAACATTCCGTTTCTGAGGAAAAGAGATGACATTCCAGTGGGGGCTCCGGAAATGGCCAGCTCGTACCTGTGGATGTACTTGATTTTTACCTACTTTTTCACATTTCTGGCTATCCACATGCTGATGAGCCATACAAAACTAGTGGTGAGCACTCGTCAGTCGTATTTGGGGAAACAAAACACAATTGCCGATAAAACGATTAGACTCTCCGGCATTCCGATGGAACTCAGAGACATGAAGTCGTTACAAACGAGGATCGAGCAATTGCAGATAGGCAAAGTATCATCAATAACGATATGCAGGGAATGGGGTCCCCTAAATAGGTTATTCCATTACAGGAAACATGTATTAAAACAGCTGGAAATGAAGTATGCAGAATGCCCTTCCAGCTTACGTGGTAGACCGATTGCTTCTGAATCGTACTCCATGAGTGGAGAAGTAAATGGCGATGATGTTGGCGCTCAAAGACATTCTCTTCCTGAGAACCCAATTCGCGAAGAGCATATTGAGGAGCATCAACGCAGCACATTACAAGGTAATACAACGACAACGGATGACCACGTATTGTACTCTGAGATACAATTGAGTGATAGGCCGAAAATAAAGATCGGCCTTTGGGGTATATTTGGCAAGGAGGTTGATGCAATTGACTACTTTGAGAAACAACTGAAATTCATCGACCACGAAATTTCCCAAGCTAGAAAACGGCACTACTCTGCCACCCCAACAGCATTTGTCACCATGGATTCTGTTGCAAACGCTCAAATGGCAGCCCAAGCAGTTTTGGACCCGAGAGTGCACTATTTCATCACTAGACTTGCACCCGCTCCTCACGATATCAAGTGGGATCACGTTTGCCTGTCCAGGAAGGAAAGATTGACAAAGATATACTCAGTTACCGTGTTTATTGGTATTTGCAGCGTCTTCCTGATTATTCCAGTATCATATTTGGCTACACTGTTAAATTTGAAGACGATAACACGATTCTGGCCCAGTTTAGGGAAAATGCTTGAGGAGAATAGATGGGCGGAGAATATGGTGACTGGGTTGCTTCCTACTTATCTGTTCACTTTATTGAACGTTGGTATTCCTTACTTTTACGATTATCTAACGTCAAAGCAAGGGTTTGTTTCTCATAGCGAGGAGGAGATTTCGCTGGTATCCAAGAATTTCTTCTATATCTTTGTGAATCTGTTCTTGGTTTTCACTTTGGCCGGTACCGCATCTAACTATTGGGGTTACTTATCCGACACAAGCAAGATTGCATATCAATTAGCCACCTCTGTCAAGGAGTTTTCATTATTTTATGTTGATTTGATCATTCTACAAGGGATTGGGATGTTCCCGTTCAAGTTGTTGCTTGCCGGTAGTTTGATTGGGTTCCCTCTAGTGAAGATACAAGCCAAAACTCCGCGGCAGAGAAACGAGCTGTATTCCCCTCCGATATTCAATTTTGGGTTGCAATTACCGCAGCCGATTCTGATTTTGATCATCACGTTGATCTACAGTGTTATGAGCACGAAGATTGTGGCATCTGGCTTGACCTATTTTGTCATCGGGTATTATGTTTACAAATACCAACTGATTTACGCTACGGATCATTTGCCTCATTCCACTGGGAAAGTATGGCCGCTGATCTACAGGAGAGTCATCGCTGGGTTACTGTTATTCCAATTGACCATGGCCGGTACGCTGGCCGGGTTCGAAGGCGGATGGGTCTTGACATCGTGGCTATTACCATTGCCCTTCATAACTCTGAGTTTCCTTTGGGATTTCGAGAAGAACTATCTGCCCTTATCCCAGTATATCGCCCTGAGTGCTATCAGGGAGTATGAGCGGGACAATTCGATGGTATCCAATTCTGCTGAGAACGAATCGTACGAGTATCCGTTCTTGGTGGACGGGTTAGAAGGTCCCATGACAGAATGA
- the RVB1 gene encoding RuvB family ATP-dependent DNA helicase pontin (similar to Saccharomyces cerevisiae RVB1 (YDR190C); ancestral locus Anc_8.395), producing MASISEVKSENGVGQGSSSSANGASRTAAHTHIKGLGLDDAGVAKRIEGGFVGQVEAREACGVVVDLIKAKKMSGRAILLAGGPSTGKTALALAISQELGPKVPFCPLVGSELYSVEVKKTEALMENFRRAIGLRIKETKEVYEGEVTELTPEDAENPLGGYGKTISHVIVGLKSAKGTKTLRLDPTIYESIQREKVNVGDVIYIESNTGAVKRVGRSDAYATEFDLETEEYVPLPKGEVHKKKEIVQDVTLHDLDIANARPQGGQDVVSMMGQLLKPKKTEITEKLRLEVNKVVAKYIDQGVAELVPGVLFIDEVNMLDIEIFTYLNRALESNIAPVVVLASNRGMTTVRGTEDVISPHGVPPDLIDRLLIVRTLPYNRDEIRAIIERKSKVENLVVAVEALDLLADMGVEMSLRYVLQLLTPAGILAQTANRNEILVSDVEEAKMLFLDAKRSTKILENTSNYL from the coding sequence ATGGCTAGTATTAGTGAGGTAAAGAGCGAGAACGGTGTTGGACagggcagcagcagttcTGCGAACGGTGCTAGTCGGACTGCGGCGCACACGCACATCAAGGGTCTTGGGCTGGACGATGCTGGGGTGGCGAAGCGTATAGAGGGCGGGTTTGTGGGCCAAGTGGAGGCGCGGGAGGCGTGCGGTGTTGTGGTGGATCTCATCAAGGCGAAGAAGATGTCCGGGCGGGCGATCTTGCTAGCTGGTGGTCCCTCGACTGGGAAGACTGCGTTGGCGTTGGCGATCTCGCAGGAGCTTGGCCCTAAAGTGCCCTTCTGCCCGCTGGTCGGCAGCGAGTTGTACTCTGTAGAGgtgaaaaaaacagaggCGCTGATGGAGAACTTCCGGAGGGCGATTGGCCTCAGGATCAAAGAGACGAAGGAAGTGTACGAGGGTGAAGTCACAGAGTTGACTCCAGAGGACGCGGAAAACCCGCTTGGAGGGTACGGGAAGACGATCTCGCACGTTATCGTCGGGCTGAAGTCCGCAAAGGGTACCAAGACGCTGAGACTGGACCCAACGATCTACGAGAGCATCCAAAGGGAGAAAGTAAACGTTGGTGACGTGATCTACATCGAATCTAACACGGGCGCCGTTAAGCGTGTGGGCAGATCCGACGCGTACGCGACAGAGTTCGACCTTGAGACCGAGGAGTACGTGCCGCTGCCCAAGGGTGAGGTccacaagaagaaggaaatcGTTCAGGACGTTACGCTGCACGATTTGGACATCGCCAACGCGAGACCTCAAGGAGGGCAGGACGTCGTGTCCATGATGGGACAGTTgttgaaaccaaagaagacGGAGATCACGGAGAAGTTGAGACTCGAGGTCAACAAAGTCGTCGCAAAGTACATCGACCAAGGTGTCGCAGAACTCGTTCCGGGGGTCCTCTTCATCGACGAGGTCAACATGTTAGACATCGAGATCTTCACATACTTGAACAGAGCGCTAGAATCGAACATCGCACCCGTCGTCGTCCTGGCGTCGAATAGAGGCATGACTACGGTCCGCGGTACAGAGGACGTCATATCGCCACACGGTGTACCACCAGATCTAATCGACAGATTGTTGATTGTAAGGACACTGCCTTACAACAGAGACGAGATCAGGGCCATCATCGAAAGGAAATCAAAAGTCGAAAACTTAGTCGTGGCTGTTGAGGCGCTGGATCTCCTCGCCGACATGGGCGTCGAGATGTCGCTTCGGTACGTGCTCCAATTGCTCACTCCCGCGGGTATACTGGCCCAGACTGCCAACCGTAACGAAATCCTCGTCAGCGACGTCGAAGAGGCCAAGATGTTGTTCTTGGATGCCAAGAGGTCCACTAAGATACTGGAGAACACGAGCAACTACTTATGA
- the VPS34 gene encoding phosphatidylinositol 3-kinase VPS34 (similar to Saccharomyces cerevisiae VPS34 (YLR240W); ancestral locus Anc_8.401) — protein sequence MSVGKSVTFAVSQDLNVPLQVRIDSLEGSKQLLKASERLTNEKLTQVESNISPYSNMLVSGHIVDVQRERFLTIPVFTPYVPFKGIRKWDHWMTLPIKISQLTMTSRLALILWEYNGSQRIPFHSLHTSIFDKRDYSLKRGSESLKFHIDDLEGSEQLQDDPICDNLNKYYLNEFKSVDWLDKLTLKILEGQRLARVWPVGTFVLNIEFPVFDLPIVYTEKKAMDIQRNIPTISNYETTKEDVRGPPQVRISLGDKTQSTLKFYDPDQFNSNPIEEKYRRLERAAKHSDWDKQVKPNARKRDYLNKIINYPPGRQLTAQEKGSVWKYRYYLINNRKALTKLLQSTNLNEESESAEVLEMMDTWAEINIEDALELLGPEFSNLSVRSYAVNRLKKASNKELELYLLQLVQAISFENFSSFVDKTNSEFTIVDVNASQKMLKSVSSSQESKDLMGNLANGDPNLAETPIVISPLAEFLIKRALSDSKLGNYFFWYLKSESQDKPYLTQISESFWSRLDSENKQRLSKQIEFIKLLHQFCLEVKGLKDSTVKKIELLHELLNSKMKHFLKHKQIHLPLDPDILLVDVLPEKSKVFKSSLSPLMISFKTADNSTYQLMYKVGDDLRQDQLVVQIIRLMDELLKNENVDLKLTPYKILATGPQEGAMQFIPNSTLASILSSYHGIVPFLRKHHPDPDNSADLNVQNWVMDNFVKSCAGYCVITYILGVGDRHLDNLLITPEGKFFHADFGYILGQDPKPFPPLMKLPLQIIEAFGGAESENYNKFRSYCFVSYSILRRNAGLILNLFELMKNSTIPDIRIDPDGAILKVKERFNLDMSEEEATFYFQTLINDSVNALLPIVIDHLHNLAQYWRA from the coding sequence ATGTCGGTGGGTAAGAGTGTCACCTTTGCTGTCTCACAAGACTTGAACGTGCCCCTTCAAGTGAGAATAGACTCTCTTGAGGGAAGCAAACAGCTCCTAAAGGCCTCTGAAAGATTGACCAACGAAAAGCTTACACAGGTAGAGTCGAATATTTCGCCGTATAGCAACATGTTAGTGTCTGGCCACATTGTGGATGTACAAAGAGAACGGTTTTTGACGATACCTGTCTTTACTCCATACGTCCCCTTCAAAGGAATCCGCAAATGGGATCATTGGATGACTTTACCAATAAAGATTAGCCAGTTGACTATGACAAGTAGATTGGCGCTTATCTTATGGGAATATAATGGTTCTCAAAGGATTCCTTTCCACTCCTTACATACGTCGATTTTCGATAAACGGGATtattctttgaagagaggATCTGAATCGCTGAAATTCCATATCGACGATCTTGAAGGGAGCGAACAACTACAAGATGATCCGATATGCGATAACTTGAATAAATACTACCTGAATGAATTTAAAAGTGTTGACTGGCTAGATAAGTTAACGCTCAAAATTCTTGAGGGCCAGCGGTTGGCAAGGGTTTGGCCTGTGGGAACATTTGTATTAAATATTGAATTCCCAGTGTTTGATCTGCCAATAGTCTATACCGAAAAGAAGGCAATGGACATCCAACGAAATATTCCAACAATTAGCAACTATGAAACAACCAAAGAGGATGTACGAGGACCACCCCAGGTCAGGATATCTTTGGGAGACAAAACTCAGTCGACTTTGAAGTTTTACGACCCTGATCAGTTCAATTCAAACCCAATAGAAGAAAAGTACAGAAGGCTAGAAAGAGCAGCAAAACACTCTGACTGGGACAAACAGGTGAAACCGAACGCAAGGAAGCGTGATTACCTAAACAAGATCATCAACTACCCACCAGGCAGACAATTAACAGCCCAGGAGAAGGGCTCCGTCTGGAAATATAGATATTACTTGATAAACAACAGGAAGGCACTGACAAAATTACTACAAAGCACAAACCTTAATGAAGAATCTGAAAGTGCAGAGGTACTGGAAATGATGGACACCTGGGCAGAAATTAACATCGAGGATGCATTGGAGCTATTGGGCCCAGAGTTTTCTAACCTGTCGGTAAGATCGTACGCGGTGAACCGGCTGAAAAAGGCATCAAATAAAGAGCTGGAATTGTACTTATTGCAACTGGTGCAAGCCATATCTTTTGAGaatttttcatcttttgTCGATAAAACCAACAGTGAGTTTACCATTGTCGATGTTAATGCGTCACAAAAGATGTTGAAGTCTGTGTCCAGCAGTCAAGAGAGTAAGGATTTAATGGGAAATTTGGCGAACGGAGATCCCAATCTGGCGGAAACTCCGATAGTTATTTCCCCTCTGGCAGAATTTCTAATAAAAAGGGCGCTGAGCGACTCAAAATTGGGGAACTACTTCTTTTGGTATTTGAAGTCTGAAAGCCAGGATAAGCCATATTTGACTCAAATTTCAGAGTCCTTTTGGAGTAGACTTGACAGTGAAAATAAACAAAGATTATCTAAGCAGATCGAATTTATCAAATTGCTGCACCAATTTTGCTTAGAGGTCAAAGGTTTGAAGGATTCGActgtcaaaaaaattgagCTACTGCATGAATTACTAAACTCCAAAATGAAGCACTTTTTGAAACATAAGCAGATTCATCTACCATTGGATCCAGATATTTTGTTGGTGGACGTCCTGCCGGAGAAATCAAAAGTGTTCAAGAGCTCATTGTCACCCCTCAtgatctccttcaagacAGCCGACAATTCCACTTACCAACTTATGTACAAAGTTGGGGATGACCTCAGACAGGACCAGCTGGTGGTTCAGATTATCAGATTGATGGACGAACTGCTGAAGAACGAAAACGTTGATTTGAAATTGACTCCGTACAAGATTTTGGCCACGGGCCCTCAGGAGGGTGCGATGCAATTTATACCCAACAGTACCCTGGCCAGTATCTTAAGTAGCTACCATGGCATTGTCCCCTTCCTACGAAAGCATCACCCAGATCCGGACAACAGTGCGGACCTAAACGTCCAAAATTGGGTGATGGACAATTTCGTCAAGTCGTGTGCAGGATACTGTGTCATAACGTACATACTTGGTGTTGGTGACCGGCATTTAGACAACCTTCTGATTACTCCCGAGGGGAAGTTTTTCCACGCTGACTTTGGTTACATCTTGGGGCAAGATCCCAAACCTTTCCCCCCATTGATGAAACTGCCGCTACAGATTATCGAGGCCTTTGGCGGTGCAGAGTCAGAAAACTATAACAAGTTCAGGAGCTACTGTTTTGTCTCGTACTCCATCCTAAGGAGGAATGCAGGTTTAATCTTGAACCTGTTTGAGCTGATGAAAAACTCGACCATTCCAGATATAAGAATCGACCCAGACGGTGCAATACTCAAGGTGAAGGAGCGGTTCAACCTCGACATGTCAGAGGAAGAAGCCACTTTCTACTTCCAAACACTCATAAACGACAGTGTCAATGCACTGCTGCCGATTGTCATAGACCATCTGCACAACTTGGCGCAATATTGGAGGGCGTAG
- the GPN3 gene encoding putative signal sequence-binding GTPase GPN3 (similar to Saccharomyces cerevisiae YLR243W; ancestral locus Anc_8.397), with protein sequence MSRVGCLILGPAGAGKSTFCNSVISHMQTVGRRAHIVNLDPAAEPSKYEFTVDIRDLISVDDVMEEMDMGPNGALIYCFEYLLKNLDWLDEEIGDYNDEYLIFDCPGQIELYTHVPALPNIVRHLQGQLNFNLCAVYLLEATFVIDTSKFXXXXXXYNRKRLKRFLNPDAMLLAHSADEETNPRFQRLNEAIARLVDDFGMVQFLPLEASNPDSVTTVLSYIDDITQWSEGQEPHEPNDQIDVEDM encoded by the coding sequence ATGTCTAGAGTTGGCTGTCTGATTTTGGGTCCCGCTGGGGCCGGGAAGAGCACTTTCTGCAACTCCGTCATCTCGCACATGCAGACCGTTGGACGGAGGGCGCACATTGTTAACCTGGATCCTGCGGCAGAGCCCAGCAAGTACGAGTTTACAGTCGATATCCGGGACCTGATATCTGTGGACGATGTGATGGAGGAGATGGACATGGGTCCGAACGGTGCCCTGATATACTGTTTCGAGTACCTGCTGAAGAACCTGGACTGGTTAGACGAGGAAATCGGGGACTACAACGACGAGTATTTGATCTTTGATTGCCCTGGTCAGATAGAGCTGTACACGCATGTGCCCGCGCTGCCCAACATTGTGCGGCACTTGCAGGGCCAATTGAACTTCAACCTATGCGCGGTGTATCTTCTTGAGGCGACGTTTGTGATCGACACGTCGAAGTTCNNNNNNNNNNNNNNNNNNTACAACCGCAAGCGGCTGAAGCGGTTTCTGAACCCGGACGCGATGCTGCTGGCACACAGCGCAGACGAGGAGACGAACCCGCGGTTCCAGCGGCTGAACGAGGCCATCGCGCGGCTCGTGGACGACTTCGGGATGGTCCAGTTCCTGCCGCTCGAGGCCAGCAACCCGGACAGCGTGACCACCGTGCTCTCCTACATCGACGACATCACCCAGTGGTCCGAGGGCCAGGAACCACACGAGCCGAACGACCAGATAGACGTAGAAGATATGTAA
- the ARV1 gene encoding sterol homeostasis protein ARV1 (similar to Saccharomyces cerevisiae ARV1 (YLR242C); ancestral locus Anc_8.399), producing MICINCCAATESLYVVYSNNHIQLTDCSRCHDVVDKYIEIDNVILFIDLLLLKPGAYRHLVYNSLEINCSKYKPWKPLRGAPLLQQPRLFRLNLRNWLQKYDTLNRLWVLLIAFEIYLKWINEESKMAQHSREGSDQGCIAKLGVFHWDIFHQYMFFALYSLLDISIFHYSLQFCIIGLCGWGRDIKLAKHIMSYTTLLSYGAKIFPILTIIWPYDTLLSMNIIQWVANLYVVESLKIVTNLSYFKIVTAVVATALLRTVTVKPLLFLFLTGCNYQQWKTCIASEGNFLLRNLEIPFI from the coding sequence ATGATCTGCATCAATTGCTGCGCGGCAACAGAGTCGCTCTACGTTGTGTACTCGAACAACCACATCCAACTGACGGATTGCTCGCGGTGCCACGATGTCGTGGACAAGTACATCGAGATCGACAACGTGATCCTGTTCATCGacttgctgctgctgaagCCCGGTGCGTACCGCCATTTGGTGTACAACTCCCTGGAGATAAACTGCTCTAAATACAAGCCGTGGAAACCGCTTAGGGGCGCGCCCCTACTGCAGCAACCGCGGCTGTTTAGGTTGAACCTGCGTAATTGGTTGCAGAAATACGATACGTTAAACCGACTGTGGGTCCTCCTGATCGCTTTCGAGATCTACCTGAAATGGATCAACGAGGAGAGTAAAATGGCACAGCACTCGCGGGAGGGCTCCGACCAAGGGTGTATCGCGAAACTGGGGGTCTTCCACTGGGACATCTTCCACCAGTACATGTTCTTCGCGCTGTACTCGCTTTTAGATATCTCAATATTCCATTACAGCCTACAGTTCTGCATCATTGGTCTATGCGGATGGGGCCGCGATATCAAACTCGCCAAACACATCATGTCATACACCACGCTGCTGTCGTACGGTGCTAAGATTTTCCCAATCCTCACTATCATCTGGCCGTACGACACTCTGCTCTCTATGAATATCATTCAATGGGTCGCCAATCTGTACGTGGTCGAGTCCCTCAAGATAGTGACTAACCTGTCGTACTTCAAAATAGTAACAGCAGTCGTGGCAACAGCTCTTTTACGAACGGTGACGGTGAAACCGCTacttttcttgttccttACGGGCTGCAATTACCAGCAATGGAAAACTTGCATCGCATCAGAAGGGAATTTTCTGCTCCGTAATCTGGAGATTCCATTTATATAG
- the SLY1 gene encoding syntaxin-binding protein (similar to Saccharomyces cerevisiae SLY1 (YDR189W); ancestral locus Anc_8.394), with translation MPSDTVHELVGKEVSLRDMQASAILKMLFLNKDTKTTNLEDTFSDQELLWKVLVLDARSTAIVSSVLRVNDLLRAGVTVHALIQQDRPALSDVPAVYFLSPTENNIGMLVQDIKDDKYAEYYVNFTSTLSRDLLESFAKQVSTTGKADRVKQVFDQYLDFVVTEPELFSLEIRNAYSQLNNVVATEETITTLCDQIAEGLFNTVMTSGSIPIIRAPKGGPAEMVAEKLGAQLRDYVINTKSASSSAAGGMPGVDSLERCVLILLDRNIDFASMFAHTWAYQCFLFDVFKLSRNTLTIQTASDTKTAGGEGEDSKGLVTKQYDIEPTDFFWLQNAYLPFTQATENLEAALNQYKAEALEITKKTGVTDLSDLDPNSGNDTVQIQDVVNKLPELTARKKILDAHFNILSTVITELGKKKLDTFFELEQDPNSSKMRTDFMNILNDKLTNNLDDKARTFIYLFLTSSNGLPKDFVQEVEQYFKSNDYDISALKYIYKLREYMQLSSMNLQNKSLEDGARKGGKPSTYSLSGLYNLTEGKLPGKVGNIISGIKNLLPEKKTIPITNVVEAIVDPTNSSQKNLETTDNYLYIDPKITRGSHTKKPKRQTYNKAIVFVVGGGNYLEYQNLQEWAHSQLHNPKKVVYGSTALATPAEFLHEMATLGSEQK, from the coding sequence ATGCCCTCCGATACAGTGCATGAACTTGTTGGGAAGGAGGTGAGCCTGCGGGATATGCAGGCGTCTGCGATTCTTAAGATGCTGTTCCTGAACAAGGACACGAAGACGACGAATCTGGAGGACACGTTCAGCGACCAAGAGCTTCTGTGGAAAGTTCTTGTGCTAGACGCCCGGAGCACTGCAATTGTGTCTTCTGTGTTGCGTGTTAACGACCTGTTGAGGGCCGGAGTGACCGTTCATGCGCTGATTCAACAAGACAGACCCGCTCTGTCAGACGTCCCCGCGGTGTACTTCCTCTCCCCAACGGAGAACAACATTGGGATGCTTGTGCAGGACATCAAGGATGATAAGTACGCCGAGTATTACGTCAATTTCACGTCTACGCTGAGCAGGGACCTTCTAGAATCTTTTGCCAAACAGGTCTCGACAACGGGGAAGGCGGACAGGGTGAAACAGGTGTTCGATCAGTACCTGGACTTTGTCGTCACGGAGCCAGAACTGTTCTCCTTGGAGATCCGCAACGCGTACTCGCAGTTGAACAACGTCGTTGCGACGGAGGAGACCATCACGACATTGTGTGACCAGATCGCAGAGGGACTGTTCAATACGGTGATGACGTCCGGGTCCATCCCAATCATAAGAGCCCCCAAGGGCGGTCCAGCAGAGATGGTCGCTGAGAAATTGGGCGCGCAATTGCGCGACTACGTCATAAATACGAAGTCCGCGTCATCGTCTGCCGCGGGAGGAATGCCAGGGGTCGACTCCCTCGAGAGATGCGTCTTGATCCTGTTAGACAGAAACATCGATTTTGCCTCCATGTTTGCCCACACGTGGGCGTACCAATGCTTCCTCTTCGACGTGTTCAAACTGTCCAGAAACACTTTGACCATCCAAACGGCAAGCGACACCAAGACTGCTGGAGGTGAGGGTGAAGATTCCAAGGGCTTGGTGACGAAACAGTACGACATTGAACCAACAGACTTTTTCTGGTTGCAAAATGCGTATTTGCCCTTCACGCAAGCGACTGAGAACTTAGAGGCCGCTCTGAACCAGTACAAAGCGGAGGCCTTGGAAATCACAAAGAAAACGGGTGTCACGGACTTGTCCGATTTGGATCCAAACTCGGGAAACGATACTGTCCAGATTCAAGATGTGGTGAATAAGTTGCCAGAGCTGACCGcaaggaagaaaatacTGGACGCTCACTTCAACATCCTGAGCACCGTAATCACAGAACttggaaagaagaaactggacaCTTTCTTTGAGCTGGAACAGGATCCCAACAGCTCTAAAATGAGAACCGATTTTATGAATATCTTGAACGACAAACTGACGAATAACTTGGACGACAAGGCGAGAACCTTTATTTACCTCTTCCTGACCTCGAGTAATGGCCTCCCCAAGGATTTCGTGCAGGAAGTGGAACAGTACTTCAAGTCGAACGACTACGATATCAGTGCGCTGAAGTACATTTACAAACTGAGAGAATACATGCAGTTGTCCTCCATGAACTTGCAAAACAAGTCATTGGAGGACGGTGCCCGTAAAGGCGGGAAACCTAGCACTTACTCTCTTTCAGGGCTTTACAATCTGACGGAGGGGAAACTGCCAGGCAAAGTTGGGAACATTATCTCTGGTATCAAAAACCTGCTGCCCGAAAAGAAGACCATCCCAATTACCAACGTTGTCGAGGCAATTGTCGATCCCACTAACAGTTCTCAAAAGAACCTCGAAACGACAGACAACTACCTCTACATTGACCCGAAGATCACAAGGGGCTCGCACACGAAGAAGCCAAAAAGGCAAACGTACAACAAAGCGATCGTTTTTGTCGTTGGTGGCGGTAATTACCTGGAGTACCAAAACTTGCAGGAATGGGCACACTCTCAGCTGCATAATCCAAAGAAAGTTGTCTACGGTAGCACGGCATTGGCTACACCTGCGGAGTTTTTACATGAAATGGCCACTCTTGGTTCGGAACAGAAATAA